From Scomber scombrus chromosome 9, fScoSco1.1, whole genome shotgun sequence, one genomic window encodes:
- the rnf103 gene encoding LOW QUALITY PROTEIN: E3 ubiquitin-protein ligase RNF103 (The sequence of the model RefSeq protein was modified relative to this genomic sequence to represent the inferred CDS: inserted 1 base in 1 codon; deleted 3 bases in 3 codons) — MWLKLFFLLLYFILLFMVARIFEAVVWYETGMFATQLVDPVTLSYKKLKTILECRGLGYSGLAQKKDVSELVEKSGELTQGELYSAIKKEKEQTEAGDGSTTHFSAEMHFYELVEDTKDGIWLVQVIAQDXEALLSQSSWGKMVQKVSQFGIRTGTFNCSNDYRSCIKRGWQRSTLIMSVPQTSASKGKVMLKEYNGHRIETEHIFRWMTSHVAHRIKTLRHSEQLVEEWRSDPSHPVKMFLFARLSQPPAFFSSLSVKFTGRIEFIFVDIRHWDNNSSLAEIGVTQSPAYILKMPEGIYHYGHSTGEFLSLAAMDTFLRSVQPEVNDLFVLSLVLINLLAWMDLFITQGATVKRFVVLIRTLGTYNSILLVSWLPVLALLQLPYLDSLYGYSLKLLRYADTTTLASLVRADWTFYSSHPALFLSTYLAHGLLIDYFEKKRRCGIRSQEDSTTNLEWLASLWDWYTSYLLHPIASLQQVPSDQSDWEDDPNFFFERLAFPDLWLRPLVNMDYIKDLPTWRFRAVGQHRGEGSGGELEETDSSHSDTESMEQSDGPPVSPSKPPHSMDSSCHCASSLYCCHGNVGLPSADRPPEDVSNHQHCDWSVWPCDMLRCSECVVCLENFMSEELLMGLPCGHAFHQQCIVVWLAAGRNCCPVCRWPSYKKKQQRAAQSSPAKNTLLD; from the exons ATGTGGTTGAAACTGTTCTTCTTGCTGCTGTATTTCATACTGTTATTCATGGTAGCGAGGATCTTTGAAGCGGTGGTTTGGTATGAGACTGGTATGTTTGCTACTCAGCTTGTGGATCCAGTTACTCTCAGTTATAAGAAGTTGAAGACCATCCTGGAGTGTCGGGGGCTGGGATACTCTGGATTGGCTCAGAAGAAGGATGTCAGCGAGCTGGTAGAGAAATCAG GAGAGTTGACACAGGGGGAGCTGTACTCAGCCATCAAGAAGGAGAAGGAACAGACAGAGGCTGGAGACGGCAGCACCACACACTTCAGTGCAGAGATGCACTTCTATGAATTAGTGGAGGATACTAAAGATGGGATCTGGTTGGTTCAG GTCATTGCCCAGG GAGAAGCTCTGCTCAGTCAGTCCAGCTGGGGGAAGATGGTGCAGAAAGTGTCTCAGTTTGGAATCAGAACGGGAACCTTTAACTGCTCTAATGACTACAG GTCATGTATCAAGCGTGGCTGGCAGCGCTCCACTCTCATCATGTCTGTTCCTCAGACTTCAGCGTCAAAGGGCAAAGTCATGCTCAAAGAATACAACGGCCATCGCATCGAAACCGAGCATATCTTCCGCTGGATGACTTCACATGTGGCTCATCGCATCAAAACTCTGCGTCACTCTGAGCAGCTGGTTGAGGAGTGGCGCTCTGACCCATCCCACCCAGTGAAGATGTTTCTGTTCGCCCGTCTGTCCCAGCCGCCCGCCTTCTTCTCCTCACTGTCCGTC AAATTCACGGGCAGGATCGAGTTCATCTTCGTGGATATACGGCACTGGGACAAC AACAGCAGCCTGGCAGAAATCGGCGTGACACAGAGCCCCGCTTACATCCTCAAGATGCCTGAAGGCATTTATCACTATGGACA TAGTACGGGGGAGTTCCTGTCCCTGGCTGCCATGGATACTTTCCTGCGGTCAGTCCAGCCAGAG GTTAATGACCTGTTTGTCCTCAGTCTGGTCCTGATCAACCTGCTGGCCTGGATGGACCTCTTCATAACAca GGGGGCAACAGTGAAACGATTTGTAGTTCTGATCCGAACACTCGGAACCTACAACTCCATACTGCTGGTGTCCTGGCTTCCTGTTCTG GCTCTCCTCCAGCTTCCCTATCTGGACAGTCTGTACGGTTACAGTCTGAAGCTGCTTCGCTATGCTGACACCACCACACTAGCCAGCCTGGTGAGAGCTGACTGGACCTTCTACTCGTCCCACCCGGCTCTCTTCCTGTCCACCTATCTGGCTCACGGCCTGCTGATCGACTATTTTGAGAAGAAACGCCGTTGTGGCATCAGAAGCCAAGAAGACAGCACCACCAACCTGGAGTGGCTGGCCAGTCTATGGGACTGGTACACTTCCTATCTGCTTCATCCAATCGCATCATTGCAGCAGGTCCCGTCTGACCAGTCAGACTGGGAGGATGATCCCAACTTTTTCTTTGAGCGCTTGGCTTTTCCTGATCTCTGGCTTCGCCCTTTAGTAAACATGGACTACATTAAAGACTTGCCCACCTGGAGGTTCAGAGCTGTTGGTCAGCACAGAGGGGAGGGGTCCGGTGGGGAGCTGGAAGAAACCGATAGTTcacactcagacacagagaGCATGGAGCAGAGTGATGGCCCCCCTGTGAGTCCCAGCAAACCTCCACATAGCATGGACAGCAGCTGTCACTGTGCATCATCCCTCTACTGTTGTCATGGGAACGTAGGCTTACCATCAGCTGACAGGCCACCAGAAGATGTCTCCAATCATCAGCACTGCGATTGGTCAGTGTGGCCCTGTGACATGCTGCGGTGCTCAGAGTGTGTGGTGTGTCTGGAGAACTTTATGAGTGAGGAGCTGCTGATGGGTCTGCCCTGTGGTCACGCCTTCCACCAGCAGTGCATTGTGGTTTGGCTGGCAGCAGGCAGAAACTGCTGCCCAGTATGTCGCTGGCCCAGCTACAAGAAGAAACAGCAGCGAGCTGCACAGAGCAGCCCTGCTAAAAACACACTACTGGACTGA
- the atoh8 gene encoding transcription factor atoh8, which produces MKNPHPLDNTWNTSNNKEPVLIPVPDTNKKFKRKSREPKRLFSSPEPDRMNTFSTDMSDMDSIDDIQTELSNVSRLAPQQRKLMSQEAHTAGILSGVPEGKVAPSQSGAIDMRIGSNMSAMTSKLCKLPGSPFSNVEIAHWPAAISQPLSNRLKLGPRSTFPLSTSSSSSHSHQTFSLEPSLSGQAASLSVPRSSQTPQCHEHIELQVHSPKESPRKRVGMSAEEPVRLPEVKAIQQTRRLLANARERTRVHTISAAFEALRKQVPCYSYGQKLSKLAILRIACNYILSLAQLAELDYSPDHRTLSFSQCVEQCTRTLQAEGRSKKRKVGRMPEDV; this is translated from the exons ATGAAGAACCCTCATCCACTGGATAATACCTGGAATACATCAAATAACAAGGAGCCAGTACTGATCCCTGTCCCAGACACTAACAAGAAGTTCAAGAGAAAATCACGTGAGCCTAAAAGGCTTTTCAGCAGCCCTGAGCCTGACAGGATGAACACCTTCTCTACAGACATGTCAGATATGGACTCAATAGATGACATCCAGACAGAGCTGAGTAATGTCAGCAGGTTGGCTCCACAACAGAGGAAGCTAATGTCACAGGAGGCCCACACTGCAGGGATTCTGTCAGGAGTACCAGAAGGCAAAGTGGCTCCATCTCAGAGTGGTGCCATAGACATGAGGATTGGCAGTAACATGTCTGCCATGACTTCCAAACTGTGCAAGTTACCTGGCTCACCCTTCTCTAACGTAGAGATTGCCCACTGGCCTGCAGCAATCTCCCAGCCTCTGTCCAACAGACTCAAACTGGGCCCCCGCTCCACTTTCCCCCTGTCAACatcaagcagcagcagccacagtcACCAGACCTTCTCTCTGGAGCCCTCTCTGTCAGGCCAAGCAGCATCTCTATCTGTCCCCAGAAGCTCCCAAACTCCCCAGTGCCACGAACACATAGAGCTTCAGGTCCACTCACCTAAG GAGTCTCCCAGGAAGCGGGTTGGGATGAGTGCTGAAGAACCTGTGCGTCTTCCTGAGGTCAAAGCCATCCAGCAGACGAGGAGGCTTCTAGCCAATGCCCGGGAGAGAACCCGTGTTCACACCATCAGTGCTGCGTTCGAAGCCCTAAGGAAGCAG gTGCCATGCTATTCCTATGGACAGAAGCTATCCAAGCTGGCTATACTACGCATAGCCTGCAACTACATCCTGTCTCTGGCTCAGTTGGCTGAGCTGGACTACAGTCCAGACCACAGAACTCTGAGCTTCTCTCAGTGTGTGGAGCAGTGCACCAGGACCCTGCAGGCCGAGGGCAGGAGCAAGAAGAGGAAG GTTGGAAGGATGCCAGAGGATGTGTGA